Genomic segment of Leptospiraceae bacterium:
TATAATTTTTTGATGAAACTTTTGGATATAGGGTAAAGCTTCTAATAGTATCTCAGCCCTTATACTTTCAGGTATATGTTCTTTTACTTCCATAGCTTTATGCATTTTGAGTTTTGAACATTTCGATGAAGTGATTGATGGATTCTTGATCTTTTTTGAGGGAGTTGGTATAAATTTCTGCAATTGCAGCTTCTATTGCTGCGCCGAGAAGAAAAACTTTCGAAGTAATTTGGATTCGATACTTTCTTTTGGAATGGTTTTCATCTTTTTTTTCGTAAATTGATTCTCCTTCAATTAAAAACAAATGATCTAAATTCCCAAAAGGAACCACTTTGAATTTATGAACATTCGTTTCAAAATCAAATTCTGATTCTTCTACAAGAGTATCAGCTCCCTTGGGTAAGACTTGAACTAACACAGAAGGCAAATTTGTCCCTATCGAAATATGCCGAACCTGAAAGAGTTTATGGTTATCTTTTTCTTCTTTTATGATTTTTACATTTTTTAATTCAGGGAATTTATCCAAATGATCATACCTTTCCTGTCTTGCCTTTAATAAGAGCTCCAAAGGTACAGGGAATTCTTGTTCAATTTCTACTAACTTCATTGTTCTTCTATGTTTTTTTTTGGATGGGCTTGTCTACAAAAATTCAGAATTGAAAATACAAAAAGTTCGGTGTATCCGTCGAGGAAAAAATCACAATAGCCAATAAAAGAAATGAATTCAAAAAAATCAAACGTTTCGGCTTAGCTAAAAAAAACTCCCAGTCATATTTGTTCATAAAAAACTCAAACCCCCATAGTAATGCTAAAAAAAATCCATAGTCAAGAAACTGAATTGGTGGGAAAACCTCTAAAAATTTCAAAGACTCAGTTATGTTTTCAAAACCAAAGAGACGTCCAATCATAAAATTGCCTTTTTCCAATGTCTCAGCACGAAACCAAATAAAACCAAAGTTCAAAGAAAAAAAGAGGATGACCCTCGAAAGTATTGGCAGGATGAAGAAATTTCCAAATTGTCGATAAATCCAAAATTGGATTTTTGAACCATCATATAATCTGTGAACTACAATCATCACATACTGCCAAAGTCCCCACGCAATAAAATGATAATCAGCACCATGCCATAATCCTGTTACAAACCAAACGACCAAAATGTTGAAATACATCCTAAAAGGACCTACTCTACTACCCCCCAAAGGGATATATAAATAATCCCTTAGCCAGCTGGTTAGAGAAATATGCCATCTTTTCCAATGTTCGGTGATGTTTTGTGCCGCCATAGGGTATTGAAAGTTGATTTCAAACTCATACCCAAAGAAACGTGCTACTCCTCTTGCAATGTCAGTATACCCTGAAAAATCCAAATAAATCTGCCATCCAAAACCCAAAGAAGCAATCCAGATATCTACAGGATGATACGCAGAAGGATTTGCAAAAACCGTATTGACAGCCTTCGCCAAGTTATCAGCCAAAACTAATTTTTTAAAATACCCCATTAGGATTCGACTAAACCCAATTTTGTAGTCCTCGAAGGTGATTTCTTTAGGATTATCCATTTGTTGAAAGAAGTTCTTTGCTCTCACTATAGGTCCTGCCACCAACTGAGGGAAAAAAGAAACATACAAAGCAAAATCCACAAAGTTCTTGCGGGGCTTTATAATCCCACGATACACATCAATCGTATAAGACATAGATTGAAAGGTATAAAACGAAATCCCAACAGGTAAAACGATATCCAAATACGAAAAAGCATAGTGTGTGTTTTTTAAACCTAAAATCTCATTAAGAACATCCAAGCCAAAATTTGTGTATTTGAAAAATCCTAATATTCCTAAATTCAAGGCAATTGAAATTCCAAGCCATGCTTTGGGAGAGATCCAACGTAGTTCTTTGGGTATAGATTCATCTCTTGATGACTCAATTCCTAAAGCTGCAAGATAATCGATAAAAGTAGAAATAAAAATCAAAAACAGGTATTCTGGTTTGAAGACTCCATAAAAATAATACGAACTAACTAAAAGAAAAAGCCTTACTCCTCTTGGTTGATCCTTTAAGAGATGACCAACAATCAGAGTGATCAAAAAAAACACTAAAAAGTGAAAAGAAGTAAAATTCATTTTGGTTTGAGAATTCTACATGCTTCTTTGAGTCAATAGAAAATGGAATTCTATTTTATCCCCTGATCATACAAGATACGTGAGATTTTATAATGAAGATAATTTTGATATGTTTTTCTACAATAGTTTCGGCTTTCTTGAACAGGCAATATTTCCAAAAAATAATTAAAATCTCCCTGATAGTATTTTTGCTTCCATTTTCTGAGGTTTCCTGGTCCTCCGTTATAGGCAATGGCAGCCCAACGAAAATCATTATCATACATTTTCAGCAAATCAGAAAAAAACTTTGTTCCCAGGTGAATAGAAACCTCAGGATGATATAAATCATAATTGGGGATTTTTAATTTAGCATTCAACCACTCTCCAGTTCTTGGAATGATTTGCATAAGTCCTATGGCACCAGAACGACTTACTGCATCTTCACGAAACATACTCTCTTGACGCATGAGCGCATAGATAATGTCTTCGGAAACCCCATACATACGTTCATATTTTTTGACTATATCTCGATAGGGTCTTGGATATAATCTCTGAAGTAAATGTGGAGGCAGTCGAAACGGATCCTCTGGTATTCCTAAATAGCGAGTCAATTGCCGAAGGGCATGAACCTCTACAAAACGATTTTCACTTCGATAACCTGCAATTACTAAATGTCTAAGATACTGATAATGATTATGGGTTTCTTTGTAATAGTCCCTGAAAAACTCAAAGGCAAATTCATATTCTTTGAATCTTAATAAAAACAAAACCTCCTCTGGGGTATAAACATCTCTTGCATAAAAAAGGGAATTCTGGAGATCTATCGCTTTAGAATCATAGTAAAAAGACAAATTTCTTTTTGATAAAAAAAGCAGTGCTTCATCTTTATATCCATGATAAACAATCCATCTATGATAATCAGATATGGAATTCACTCGATACCAATGCTCACTATAAGATATATCTTTTGTTTGAGAAGAAACCTCATCCCATATATTTTGTATGTAATAACTTCCTGGGGCAAGGGAATAAAAATTTTCTAAGATGATTTGAGCCCGATTTAAATCTCTCTGAGAAGTCTTCAAAAAAACATAATACCAATAAAAAAATCGTCCTGCTTCGGTTTGACGTGGTAGTTTTTGATAAGCTTTCTCCCAGTAAAACGAATCTCGAAATTCATAATCTTGATCTTTCCGAATTAACAAGAATTCCATTAGTTGATCATAACCTTGTGTATCGTAGTGATAGTGATTTAAGTATTGCAAAAGCTCATCAAAATAAATTTCTTCGAAACTCTGATTTTTTTCTTTAAGGGCTTCAATTGATTTTAGATATAACTTCCATATATTTTGATGGTGAGTTTTTAGGAACTGAAAATGCTTCATGGCATCATGAACGACTGAATACGCTTTATCATCCAAAAGTTCCTTTAGCCAGTTTTCCAAAATCTCTGGATTTTGAGTGATATAACTGTATCCTCTCTGCAAAAGCTTCAAGAAAAACTTATATTCTTTTTGTTTTAGTAAGAACTTTCCATCACAAAAAAAGGTCTGAGATGTGGAAGTTATCACAATCTGATTCATAGAAAACTTAGATAAGTACTCTCGAGCCTCTGGGGAAAAATAAAAACAAGTTGTATATCGATAATAATTAACAGGCAGTGATTTTTTTATCTCTTCCCATACAATTTTGGGTAAATCTTCTGTGCGGGTTTGTAGTGCTGCTTCTATGTAAAACGGGATTGCTTGTTGTGGTTCTCCCTTTTTTTGATAAATCCTTCCAATGAAAAGATTTATCAAAGGATTTCGCAAATTGGGATATTGAGAGATCAAAAATAAAGCATATTGTTTTTCTTCTTCTGAGATGGCATCCCAGTGATTGTAGATTAACTGTAAATAAGATCGAAATAAGGTTCTTGTGATAGTGTTGTTGATTTGAAAGTTAGCTTTTTTTAGAATTTCTAATTGTAGCTCGATTGTAGGTTCTTTGCTTTTTTTTATAAACTCTGAAGCTCTAAGCAAAGAAAAATTATTTACCGTATTTTCCACATGCTTGTAGGTTTTCAAACACTGTATAATTTTATCTTTTTCAGGACAATGTATGCCTGTGGATTGAAGATATAATTGAACTACTTCAATCACATCTTCTTTATCATTGTTTTCTTTGTCTTTTTCTAAGGCTTTTGCGTATAAAAAGGCATGTTCTCTTGTGAGGGGTTCTTTTTTTTTGAAGTATTCTAAAATGGCTTTCCATTGGGATGAACGCAAATAATAAATCAACTCCGAATCAACACCATACAGAGATACGCCCGCAAAGAAAAATAAAACAATCAACTTCCACATAAAAAATATCGGTTATTGATAAAAACAAAATTTAATTGATAATAAAACAAGTAAATGCATTTTAGAATGTAATCTAAAGAACAAGAATGAATTTATCTTTTGAGGCAAAATATCAACAATTTCAGAAAGAACTTCTTCCTTTACTTAGAACTGATGAGGAACTTTGGGATTTATTTTTTCTTTCTCCTATTGAAAGTATGGAATTATTAATCAATCGAGACTTTGGGGTTTTTTTTAAGCCCTATGTTTTAGGCGAGTGGTCCGTTATTTTAAGTGCTTTAGAAAAAGCAAAGCATGATTTTACTTTCTTTTATCAAAACATCAATCTTTCGCTTCATCACAAAGATATCGTAGTTTCTATGATTCGATATTTTTTGTTTTTAGGAAGTCATAGAAAAATATTAACCATTTTTTTAGAACTTTATAAAAAAAAGCAAATCAACGATTGGTTGCTGATCATTTGTTATTTTCTTTCGATGGAAATTGACGATTTGAGTAATTATCATGTTTTCATTAATAAAGTATTTGAAAACAGAATCAAAGGCATCTTAGAGAAAAATACTTTTTTATTCTCAACGATTTATGAAAAAAAAGAACTGATCAGGAATTATTTTTCTTTCAAGGATTTCTTGGATGTTTATGTTTCAGCAAGTCAAAATTTTCAAGAAAAACACATAATATATTTACATTCATGGTTTTTTACTCAAGCACTTTTGTTGGGAAACTATTTTGTAGCTTATCGATTTTTACAATGGTCAATAAAAAACTTTAAAACCCATTTCTCAAGAGAATACTTTAATAGTTTGAAGTTTAAGTTAGGATTGATTTTCGCTATACATCATAAATTTTTTTTTATCAAAAAAGAAAAAGTTTTTGATTTTCCGTCCACCGAGAAAGAAGTATTTCTAAATAATATTCATACTTATTTTTCTTTATTAGACAAAAATGATTTTGAAAAAAAAATTGTATCTTTAACTTTTGATTTTCATCTTTTTGATTTTTTGTCGTTATATCATTTTTTCTTCGAAGAAATATTTTTAGACAATTTTGAAATATACAACATAAAAACAAATTCATGGAAAGAAAAGAAACTTAATTATCTACCAACCCAAGAAATAAAGATCAATCCTGAGGAGTTTTCAAAATTTCTCAAACTACAAACTCATTCAAATATTGAGGAATTCTTTATTAAGAACAAGGGTTATCTTTTTTTTCTTAACAGATACAAAAAAATACTCCCTTCTTATATGGGTTATTTTCCTTTAATCAAATTTCTTATTGGTATTTTGTATGAAAGCTATCAACCTTCCAAAACCCTTGAATTTTACAAATCCAATCCGCATCCTCTTGTGAAGCTCAGGATGGAGCATTTAAAAAATCAATATAGAAATGAATTTTCAAAATCACAAACCGAAAATAAAATTATAAAAAAAATTGAAAAGTTAAATCCGAACATTTTCATGACGGATAAGATAGAAATATGAACTTCAACATAGAAGAAGCTCAAAAGATCATAAAATACATAAAAAGCATGCAAACGATTATAAAAACGTCCACTAATTCTGAGCAAATAGAGCGAATCAAAAAAGACATTGCCAAATACATAAAAAAATTACAAGCAATAGTTCCTGATTTTAACCCAGCCAAAGAAACCATACAAGAGCTAGAATTACGATTACAAAATATCAGTAACAAAAAAGACATTAGCTACGAAAGAAACCTAATTGAAGATGTTTTCCAACAAGAAAGGATTTCTTGGGAAACAAGGATTCCTTATTTAAAAGCTACTCCACATTCGAACGATTATGAATTAAACTTTCTTTATAGCGTGATATCCTTAATACAAAAAGAATACTTTCCTGCAATTACAGAACAACAAATCCAACTGGACTATACCCATTCCCAAGAACGACAAGTTCTTAGATACCAGTTCGATGAATTGTTGCGAGATTTACAAACCTTGATTGAAACAATTGAAGACTATGCGAGAGCTGAGACTCCCGATTTTCGGGAACAATTACTTAAAATGAAAAACAAACAAACACGTAACTTTATTTTTAATTCCAACGAATACCTCAAAAAATTGAGAGATTTTATTGCAAAGCTTCTCATCGAGTATGATAAAAAAACCTTTGTGATCAAAAATCCTGAAAGTAAAATCAACTTTGATCCTCGTTTTGATGAAGCCAAATTACTCCATGGCTACTCTATACGACAAGCCTTAGAGGAATTTTTGGATTTGCTGGAATATACGATAAAAAAAATCAATTTGCCAGATTTTAAACAAAAAAAATTATGAAAGTAAAATCAACTATATTATGAGGAAACTATGGCGATCGTCAAACCTGCAGTTGACGTTACCAACTCCACAATCGGCGAAAATTCCTATTTTAGCGGAAGATTTTACATCAATGGCTCTTTGAAAATTGATGGAAAGTTTGAAGGAAAATCCTTACAAGCTGATCAACTTTATATTGGACCTACAGGAAAGGTAAAGACCAACATCACAGCATCAACAGTCATTGTGGAAGGTATCGTAATCGGAAATATCTACGCAAAGAATCGAGTAATGCTTATGCCAACAGCCCGAATCTTAGGAGACATCACAACCCCCGAATTAGTCATACAAAATGGGGTTATCTTGGAAGGAAGATGCATGATTTCAAATGATTTAAAACATTCGGCAAAAGACTTCATCTTCGCTGAATACGAAAAAGATAACCTTTCAGAGGAAAAGCTATTTGGCAAAAAAACAGGATAAGTATCGATTGCATGATTTTCTTTTTCTCACTGGCGGAGATCCAGCAAGTATAAGTCCAGAAATCATCCGAAAAGCCTTAAGTGCAATTGGAGAGAACTACCAAAACCTCAAAATTATTTATTTTTTCAATTCATCCCGAAGCGAAAAAGAAAAAATCATAAACCTTTTAAAAAACTGGAATGTTTTCGTCATAAACAAAAAAGAAATCAAATCTTTCTTCGAAAGTTTAAATTCTATTACTACACAAAATCAAAATTTACTTATACTATATAGAATAGGTTTTTACGAAAAAACCTATCCTACCATACAATCAGCAAAACTTTCTTTTACAGCTCTAAAAGAAGCCATTTCTTGGATCCAAAAATTTGGTTGCAAAGGTTTGATTACTGCTCCCATCTCCAAAGAATGGATAGGAAAGATTGAAAAAAACTTTTCTGGTCATACTCGTTATTTAGCAAAAGCATTTCGAACTGAGACTCTCATGATCATGTATTCAAAACAGTTTTCTGTTGTGCCAATCACAGAACATATCCCCATCAAAAAAGTTCCTCAAGAATTAAAAAGAATTTTAGAAAACCCTAAGTTTTTGGACCTATTAAAAAAACTTTACCATTCTTATTCATTCAAAAAGGGTTGGGGAATAACGGGATTGAACCCTCATGCAGGAGATAATGGTTACATCGGTGATGAAGAAAAAACCATACTTTTGCCTTTTATCAAAAAGTTGAAAAAACATAAGATTTCGATTGAAGGTCCTCTTTCAGCTGATGGATTATTCATGCCGGAAAAACTCCAAAACTACGATCTTATTTTTACATGTTATCACGATCAAGGCTTGATTCCTTTCAAAGCTTTGACAGGAAGAAGTGGTGTCAATATTACGTTCGGACTGCCTTTTCTTCGTAGTAGCCCCAGTCATGGAACTGCTTATGACATTGCTTTCAAAGAACAAGCTGATTTTACTAGTATGTATCATGCCATTGAAATTCACTGTAAAAAAACTTTATGGAGCTAAATCCTCATTTGAAGGATTTTGCCACAATCACGGTCGTTTTTGGTGTGATATGGGGAGTTTTTAGTATACTTCATCTTTTTCACAAGGCTTATTCTTTTTTTTGGAGAATTTCTATTGTTGTATTGTTTCTTTTGTTTGTGGTTTTAAATTTTTCTTTATTTCACTCGACATTTCTTTATTGGAAGAGTTTTTCGTTGTCTCACCTAAATGACTTTTTTAAAGAACTCAATCGTCTTTTCGAAATATTAGAAGTTTTTATTTATTTTTCATGGCCTTTCATACTAATGTATAGTTTCTTTTCTGCGAAAGAAGATATCTATGTAAATCGTATTAAAATGTTTATTGTTGTCACTTTGTTCGTTTGGCTTATTCATTTTGTTTCTAAGAACACTTTCATACAAAATTTTTATCAAAACTTGATTGAAAAAAAAGAAAACATACAACCATGAAATCATGAATAAAGAAATAAAATTTTCCAATAAAAAAACGAAAAAAACTTGTATTAAAAGTTTTTTATAAGGATTAGTCATTTATGAAATTTCAAGGAGTTTTCACAGCAATCATCACACCTTTCACAAAAGATGGAAGTCAAGTCGATTACGATGCGTATGCAAGGTTGTTAGAAAAACAAATGGAAGCAGGAGTAGCAGGCGTTGTTCCGTGTGGCACCACAGGAGAATCCCCCACCCTTTCTCACAAAGAACACATTGAAGTAATCAAAAAAACAGTTGAGATTGTTAAGAATAGAGCTCTTGTTATTGCAGGGACTGGTTCTAACTCAACAAGAGAAGCAATAGAACTAACAGAAGAAGCCTGCAAATACGGCGTCAATGCAGTAATGTTAGTTAGTCCCTATTACAATAAACCCACTCAAGACGGACTATATCGACACTTCAAAGCCATTGCTGAGGTATCCTCAGTTCCTGTCATTTTATACAACATCAAAGGAAGAACAGCTGTCAACATAGAACCCGAGACCTTTGTTCGTCTATCGGAAATCCCAAATATTGTTGCTGTAAAAGAAGCAAGTGGAGACCTAAACCAAATGGCAAAGATACTCCATTACACAAAAGGAAAAATTGCCCTTTTATCGGGTGATGATAACCTCATTCCTGCGGTTATGGGGATTGGTGGTGTGGGAGTAATTTCTGTAACATCCAACATCTATCCGAAGCGAATGGTAAGAATGATGGATTATTATCTTTCGGGACAATTCGACAAAGCAAACCAAATGTTTTATGAACTTTTTGACTTTATGAATGCCATGTTTTGGGAAACCAATCCCATACCGGTAAAAACTGCGGCAGGGATTTTAGGTTTATGCGAACCTACGTTAAGATTACCTTTAAGTGAGATGTCTCCTGATAAAGTTGAAAAACTCAAAGAAGTAATCAAAAAAACAGGAGAAGATCAATGATCAAAATTGGTATTTCCGGAGCTCTCGGAAGGATGGGAAGAACCATCGGAGAATTGGCACTAAAAGATCAGGATTTTTCTATCCTATTGGCCTTAGAAAGAGAAAACCATCCAAGTTTGAATTCTGACTATGGAGAAACGTTATTACAAAGCCCGAAGCAAGTCTATGTCACCTCATCTCCTGAACCAGGAATTCAAAACACTGAGGTAATCATTGATTTTTCTAATCCAGAAAATACCATCAAACTACTTCCCTTATGTGAAAAATACCAAAAAGCAATGGTCATTGGAACAACAGGTTTTCAAAAAGAACAACTTGAGGTAATACAAGAGTCCTCCAAAAAAATCCCTATCTTGCTTTCACCCAATATGTCTTTGGGGGTGAACTTGTTGTTTCATTTAGTTGAACTAACCGCAAAAGTCCTAAAAAAACAATTCGAAGTAGAAATCATGGAAATCCATCATTCTAAAAAAAAAGACTCACCATCAGGAACCGCCGTCAAACTAAAAGACATCATCTTACAAGAACATGGTTGGGATGAAAGCAAAACCATCTATGGAAGAAAAGGTATGATAGGTGAACGTCCATCGGATGAGGTGGGGATCCATGCTTTACGTGGAGGTGACGTTGTAGGAGAACACACAGTATTTTTCTTTGGAGAAGGAGAACGGATTGAAATTACCCATAGAGCTACATCACGAGTTATTTTTGCAAAAGGAGCATTATTTGCAGCAAAATGGATTTATCAAAAATCTCCTGGTTTCTATACAATGAAAGATGCACTAAACCTATAAGCTATGGAAGAGAAGTTCAGATTTTTCTTTATTTTTCTTGATATAAGCTTAGTTGCGTTTTTTTTTTACAAAATCTATGTTTTGTTGAGTCGAACCCGAGCAATACAATTACTTTTTGTGATACTTTTGATTATTGTTTTCGATTTCTTTTCGAAGGAATTTCAACTAGAGACCGTATCTTGGATCATAAGGAATCTTAGTGCTTATTTGGTTTTTGGTGTCATTGTGCTTTTACAACCAGAACTTCGACGACTCGTAGGTGAAATCGGAAACATGCCCTTATTTACGTGGTTGAGTTCGAAAGAAGTTTCTTCGTTGGAGGTGATTACTCAAGCTGTGATTGAATTGTCTCGAAGTAAAGTCGGTTCTATCATATGCATCATCCAAGACATAAAACCAGATTACATCATAAAAAAAGGGGTCAAGTTGGATGCCATCATTACAAA
This window contains:
- a CDS encoding DUF2505 family protein, with translation MKLVEIEQEFPVPLELLLKARQERYDHLDKFPELKNVKIIKEEKDNHKLFQVRHISIGTNLPSVLVQVLPKGADTLVEESEFDFETNVHKFKVVPFGNLDHLFLIEGESIYEKKDENHSKRKYRIQITSKVFLLGAAIEAAIAEIYTNSLKKDQESINHFIEMFKTQNA
- a CDS encoding MBOAT family protein is translated as MNFTSFHFLVFFLITLIVGHLLKDQPRGVRLFLLVSSYYFYGVFKPEYLFLIFISTFIDYLAALGIESSRDESIPKELRWISPKAWLGISIALNLGILGFFKYTNFGLDVLNEILGLKNTHYAFSYLDIVLPVGISFYTFQSMSYTIDVYRGIIKPRKNFVDFALYVSFFPQLVAGPIVRAKNFFQQMDNPKEITFEDYKIGFSRILMGYFKKLVLADNLAKAVNTVFANPSAYHPVDIWIASLGFGWQIYLDFSGYTDIARGVARFFGYEFEINFQYPMAAQNITEHWKRWHISLTSWLRDYLYIPLGGSRVGPFRMYFNILVVWFVTGLWHGADYHFIAWGLWQYVMIVVHRLYDGSKIQFWIYRQFGNFFILPILSRVILFFSLNFGFIWFRAETLEKGNFMIGRLFGFENITESLKFLEVFPPIQFLDYGFFLALLWGFEFFMNKYDWEFFLAKPKRLIFLNSFLLLAIVIFSSTDTPNFLYFQF
- a CDS encoding lytic transglycosylase domain-containing protein, whose product is MWKLIVLFFFAGVSLYGVDSELIYYLRSSQWKAILEYFKKKEPLTREHAFLYAKALEKDKENNDKEDVIEVVQLYLQSTGIHCPEKDKIIQCLKTYKHVENTVNNFSLLRASEFIKKSKEPTIELQLEILKKANFQINNTITRTLFRSYLQLIYNHWDAISEEEKQYALFLISQYPNLRNPLINLFIGRIYQKKGEPQQAIPFYIEAALQTRTEDLPKIVWEEIKKSLPVNYYRYTTCFYFSPEAREYLSKFSMNQIVITSTSQTFFCDGKFLLKQKEYKFFLKLLQRGYSYITQNPEILENWLKELLDDKAYSVVHDAMKHFQFLKTHHQNIWKLYLKSIEALKEKNQSFEEIYFDELLQYLNHYHYDTQGYDQLMEFLLIRKDQDYEFRDSFYWEKAYQKLPRQTEAGRFFYWYYVFLKTSQRDLNRAQIILENFYSLAPGSYYIQNIWDEVSSQTKDISYSEHWYRVNSISDYHRWIVYHGYKDEALLFLSKRNLSFYYDSKAIDLQNSLFYARDVYTPEEVLFLLRFKEYEFAFEFFRDYYKETHNHYQYLRHLVIAGYRSENRFVEVHALRQLTRYLGIPEDPFRLPPHLLQRLYPRPYRDIVKKYERMYGVSEDIIYALMRQESMFREDAVSRSGAIGLMQIIPRTGEWLNAKLKIPNYDLYHPEVSIHLGTKFFSDLLKMYDNDFRWAAIAYNGGPGNLRKWKQKYYQGDFNYFLEILPVQESRNYCRKTYQNYLHYKISRILYDQGIK
- a CDS encoding polymer-forming cytoskeletal protein, which gives rise to MAIVKPAVDVTNSTIGENSYFSGRFYINGSLKIDGKFEGKSLQADQLYIGPTGKVKTNITASTVIVEGIVIGNIYAKNRVMLMPTARILGDITTPELVIQNGVILEGRCMISNDLKHSAKDFIFAEYEKDNLSEEKLFGKKTG
- a CDS encoding 4-hydroxythreonine-4-phosphate dehydrogenase PdxA, producing the protein MAKKQDKYRLHDFLFLTGGDPASISPEIIRKALSAIGENYQNLKIIYFFNSSRSEKEKIINLLKNWNVFVINKKEIKSFFESLNSITTQNQNLLILYRIGFYEKTYPTIQSAKLSFTALKEAISWIQKFGCKGLITAPISKEWIGKIEKNFSGHTRYLAKAFRTETLMIMYSKQFSVVPITEHIPIKKVPQELKRILENPKFLDLLKKLYHSYSFKKGWGITGLNPHAGDNGYIGDEEKTILLPFIKKLKKHKISIEGPLSADGLFMPEKLQNYDLIFTCYHDQGLIPFKALTGRSGVNITFGLPFLRSSPSHGTAYDIAFKEQADFTSMYHAIEIHCKKTLWS
- the dapA gene encoding 4-hydroxy-tetrahydrodipicolinate synthase, yielding MKFQGVFTAIITPFTKDGSQVDYDAYARLLEKQMEAGVAGVVPCGTTGESPTLSHKEHIEVIKKTVEIVKNRALVIAGTGSNSTREAIELTEEACKYGVNAVMLVSPYYNKPTQDGLYRHFKAIAEVSSVPVILYNIKGRTAVNIEPETFVRLSEIPNIVAVKEASGDLNQMAKILHYTKGKIALLSGDDNLIPAVMGIGGVGVISVTSNIYPKRMVRMMDYYLSGQFDKANQMFYELFDFMNAMFWETNPIPVKTAAGILGLCEPTLRLPLSEMSPDKVEKLKEVIKKTGEDQ
- the dapB gene encoding 4-hydroxy-tetrahydrodipicolinate reductase — protein: MIKIGISGALGRMGRTIGELALKDQDFSILLALERENHPSLNSDYGETLLQSPKQVYVTSSPEPGIQNTEVIIDFSNPENTIKLLPLCEKYQKAMVIGTTGFQKEQLEVIQESSKKIPILLSPNMSLGVNLLFHLVELTAKVLKKQFEVEIMEIHHSKKKDSPSGTAVKLKDIILQEHGWDESKTIYGRKGMIGERPSDEVGIHALRGGDVVGEHTVFFFGEGERIEITHRATSRVIFAKGALFAAKWIYQKSPGFYTMKDALNL
- the cdaA gene encoding diadenylate cyclase CdaA, yielding MEEKFRFFFIFLDISLVAFFFYKIYVLLSRTRAIQLLFVILLIIVFDFFSKEFQLETVSWIIRNLSAYLVFGVIVLLQPELRRLVGEIGNMPLFTWLSSKEVSSLEVITQAVIELSRSKVGSIICIIQDIKPDYIIKKGVKLDAIITKELLLSIFYKENPLHDGAVLIEKDRIIAASCILPVSESPLLKPYHGARHRAAMGMAEETDAIVIVTSEETGEISILYNGEILSPIPKDELKTKILELIKK